The nucleotide sequence cctgtgtggactgcacaagctaatctgggaagaaactttacgcacatgcattaaacccccttttcacagagcacgacccatatgtaACATTAATATGTCTCATTTGTCTATATTTTAAGCGTATACTCAACCAAACCGTAAAGCGTTTAATATTTAGACTTCAGATTTCATACTTGCCCCGTACAAATCGATGagcaacaataataaaaaagttgttaaatcgatcgttcaacaacaacaaaacaaatgtgtccaTCGTAGATATTAACTGCGTACCATGGAGTGCTCCGAGAGCCCGCAGTTGGTCGCAAAGGTCCGCAAGGCTTCGCTGTTACAGTCGTCTGGAAACCGAAGAGGTGAGTCTGTCGACCACCAGGCTAAAAATACATCACCAACGCCGGCTTTAAGCCAGTATTAAAAATGCTGGGGTGGGGGAGGAGGATTGCTGAAGAGGATGAAAAGAGGCAGTGTGACCTTATAGATGAACATTTGTCGATATTAAACTGTTTACATTGTTATTATTTCATACAGTTGTTTACACTTATGTACACGAGCATAAATTACCTGCataaacattttgttgttttgataCTCGTTTAATTTCTTGCAAGCGTAGAACTGTTATCATATGACTCGCGTATGAACTATACCGCAAGCGAAGCTCCTGACAATacgagtcttgttctgagaaaactgggcataatgcatgtgcgtaaagtgtcgtgccagattagcctgtgcaatccgcactggcttatgagggacgacagtttccgcttttatgacaagttttctttaaatgaagtctcttcttagcatcattccaatttaggcggaaagtgtcgtcccttattagcctgtgcggactacacatagcctgtgcggactgcacatgataatctgggacgacactttacgcacatgcattatgcccagttttctcagaacgcgactcatagtgTACGAATAGAcaggctggccaggagctacgcttgccgcgGTCCGTTCATGAGACCACGGAGCCTTGCTCGTAATACCGGACAGGTTGGCTCCTAACCAAACAACGCACACTGGTCATATATGAcataaaccccattttcgcatgacgatgCTTAAATGTTGCCCAGCAGTTGTCAAAGCGGAAATTTACAAATGTCGCCCCCACAATCGTTCTATCAATATTCGacttatataaacttatataacaaaaaaaagaacattGAGTCTTAAAAGTAGCACTAATAGAAGCAAGAGGATaatcagtaacagcagtagtagcaacaatagcagtagcagaagcagtagcggtTTGAGCACTAACTAAGTGAATGAATTGCAACACAAGTCTAACCTGTCACTACGGAGATCATAAGACCTATGACGAAGAGGAAAACCACAGCCTTGCTCATCTTTATGGACTAACAGGCACGGACAGACAAGCAGTGGTTTAACTGAACATCAGTGTGatcaatttataaatcattttctACATTTACAGCCAGTAACGGACATTCGCACTTAGGCTATTACAGGACTATGCATGTTTTGCTTTTTCAAGTCCCACTATTTCTATTGACGCTAGAACGTGTCCTCGATCGTGTATGATTAAAACCTGCCTGCATTTATGTGTTCCccaaaatgtacagttttgtgtgaagcattcatatcaaaattataatattttttaatattcatgcAAAGATGGAAATGTTCCATTTGgtcattttgttatttcaaaaatcaacattttattgCTGGTAATGAAAACCGAATTAAAACAACGTAGGCCTTAAAATAGTTAACAAACGTAAGTGCTACACGGCCTCATGCTTTTCGCAGACG is from Dreissena polymorpha isolate Duluth1 chromosome 14, UMN_Dpol_1.0, whole genome shotgun sequence and encodes:
- the LOC127857094 gene encoding uncharacterized protein LOC127857094 isoform X1 → MSKAVVFLFVIGLMISVVTAWWSTDSPLRFPDDCNSEALRTFATNCGLSEHSMGNHYILRDPKSNDINNIVIVIPDDLRDFGTCEKIVRDLNERCNKDYFDY